Proteins encoded by one window of Maliibacterium massiliense:
- a CDS encoding DUF3021 domain-containing protein, which yields MKKRVFLRALLGAPLGVFICMTIALILSLCRGELVVVAIPASQMDPVAAFALQYGLSMLLGAVFAGASCIFEVERWSLLKQTCLHFCIVTPVMFLISVLCQWMPVELDYILAYIGIFLVTYAICWYCQYRFWSRKVKDVNDMLHSS from the coding sequence ATGAAGAAAAGAGTCTTTTTACGCGCGTTGCTGGGCGCCCCGCTGGGCGTATTCATCTGCATGACGATCGCGCTTATCCTCTCCCTGTGCCGCGGGGAACTGGTCGTGGTAGCTATCCCCGCAAGCCAGATGGACCCCGTGGCAGCGTTTGCCCTGCAGTACGGGCTGAGCATGCTGCTGGGCGCGGTGTTTGCCGGCGCCTCCTGCATCTTTGAGGTGGAGCGCTGGAGCCTGCTCAAGCAGACGTGCCTGCACTTTTGCATCGTCACGCCGGTGATGTTCCTCATATCCGTGCTCTGCCAGTGGATGCCCGTGGAGCTGGACTATATCCTAGCGTATATCGGCATCTTTCTTGTGACCTACGCGATCTGCTGGTACTGCCAGTACCGCTTTTGGTCGCGCAAGGTCAAGGACGTCAACGACATGCTCCATTCCTCATAG
- a CDS encoding LytTR family DNA-binding domain-containing protein, translating to MDVELKLGSQYPEVKIVICAPGMTPQVSELMEKLTQNASQSVAGWRDGSVFLLDAQQIISFYAEGQHVYARSAQGVFRVKSRLYQLEQQYAGTRFVRISNAEIINLCMVSHLDMRISGSICIKLKDGSQTFVSRRYVDKIKQQLQLR from the coding sequence ATGGATGTGGAACTGAAATTGGGATCCCAATACCCGGAGGTCAAAATCGTCATCTGCGCGCCTGGCATGACGCCGCAAGTCAGCGAACTTATGGAGAAGCTCACGCAGAACGCCAGCCAGAGCGTGGCCGGCTGGCGCGACGGCTCGGTGTTCCTGCTGGACGCGCAGCAGATTATCAGCTTTTATGCGGAGGGCCAGCACGTCTACGCGCGCAGCGCGCAGGGCGTGTTCCGCGTCAAAAGCCGCCTCTACCAGCTGGAGCAGCAGTATGCCGGCACCCGCTTTGTGCGCATCTCCAATGCGGAGATCATCAATCTGTGCATGGTGTCCCATCTGGATATGCGCATCAGCGGCAGCATCTGCATCAAACTCAAGGACGGCAGCCAAACCTTTGTCTCCCGCCGCTACGTCGATAAAATCAAACAACAACTGCAATTGAGGTGA
- a CDS encoding Gfo/Idh/MocA family oxidoreductase, giving the protein MAKKLRVAMIGYAFMGRAHANALARLPMFFDVGAEVERAVLCGQREEPLKAAAARLGFAQIETDWRRAVARRDIDVVHICTPAFLHYDMAMACAQAGKHMLLEKPMCFTLAQARAMAEAAGDAGVVAQLGFNYRYVPAVLLARQMLQEGALGRIYHFRGVYAQDWGNDGGQGMSWRYRKQCAGSGALGDIGSHVSDLARYLVGEVDSVAAQQRTFVAARQGERVDVDDACGYLAQFACGAMGSVEATRFAPGEKNALRFEINGEKGSLRFDLQRFNELGYYNAEDPQALAGWRTIQVNDACHPYGGCWWPVGHALGYEHTFVHEMAHFYKAIAQGGEAMPDFTEGARTTALLEAVARAAATRAWTDVERV; this is encoded by the coding sequence ATGGCGAAAAAACTGCGCGTGGCGATGATCGGCTATGCGTTTATGGGGCGTGCGCACGCAAACGCGCTCGCGCGCCTGCCCATGTTCTTTGACGTGGGCGCGGAGGTGGAGCGCGCGGTGCTGTGCGGGCAGCGGGAGGAACCGCTCAAAGCGGCGGCGGCGCGCCTGGGCTTTGCGCAGATAGAGACGGACTGGCGGCGCGCGGTGGCGCGGCGGGATATCGACGTGGTGCACATCTGCACGCCTGCCTTTCTGCACTACGATATGGCGATGGCCTGCGCGCAGGCGGGCAAGCACATGTTGCTGGAAAAACCCATGTGCTTTACCCTCGCGCAGGCGCGCGCCATGGCCGAGGCGGCAGGCGATGCGGGCGTGGTGGCGCAGCTGGGCTTCAACTATCGCTATGTGCCCGCGGTACTGCTGGCGCGCCAGATGCTTCAAGAGGGGGCGCTAGGGCGCATCTACCATTTCCGCGGTGTGTATGCGCAGGACTGGGGCAACGACGGCGGCCAGGGCATGAGCTGGCGCTATCGCAAACAGTGCGCGGGATCGGGCGCGCTGGGGGACATCGGCTCCCACGTATCGGACCTTGCGCGCTATCTGGTGGGGGAGGTCGACTCGGTGGCGGCCCAGCAGCGCACCTTTGTCGCAGCGCGCCAGGGGGAGCGCGTGGATGTGGACGATGCCTGCGGGTATCTGGCGCAGTTTGCCTGCGGCGCGATGGGCAGCGTGGAGGCCACGCGCTTTGCCCCGGGCGAAAAAAACGCTCTGCGCTTTGAGATCAACGGGGAGAAGGGATCGCTGCGCTTTGACCTGCAGCGGTTCAACGAGCTGGGCTACTACAATGCCGAGGATCCGCAGGCGCTCGCCGGCTGGCGCACCATCCAGGTCAACGATGCGTGCCATCCTTACGGCGGGTGTTGGTGGCCGGTGGGCCACGCGCTGGGCTATGAGCACACCTTTGTGCATGAGATGGCGCACTTTTACAAGGCGATCGCCCAGGGCGGAGAGGCCATGCCCGACTTTACCGAGGGCGCGCGCACCACAGCGCTGCTGGAGGCAGTCGCGCGCGCGGCGGCCACGCGGGCCTGGACGGACGTGGAGCGGGTATAA
- the secG gene encoding preprotein translocase subunit SecG gives MLTVIEIIATVLLALISIALIVVVMMQDSASDGIGALGGSTSDTFMNRSQTKSRQQRLVMYTRIGGIALVVLSIAMVLMQKFGG, from the coding sequence GTGCTTACGGTGATTGAGATCATCGCAACGGTGCTCCTGGCATTGATTAGCATTGCTTTGATTGTGGTCGTCATGATGCAGGACAGCGCTTCGGACGGCATCGGCGCGCTGGGTGGCAGCACGTCAGACACGTTCATGAATCGCAGTCAGACCAAGAGCCGCCAGCAGCGTCTGGTGATGTACACGCGCATCGGCGGTATCGCGCTTGTCGTATTGTCGATCGCAATGGTACTGATGCAGAAGTTCGGTGGCTGA
- the rnr gene encoding ribonuclease R, translating to MKEEEKQQLRDDILDVLKRHRNAVLPEDVALDLDIDPKDADFQEALRFLEEQAYVIASKKGRLALPELMGMLRGRMQRNARGFGFAVGDDKVKEDAFVPPPHMNGAMSGDIVLVRIMPSGRRGRGPEGAVERIVQRKRTFIVGMLDTSKNLPIVIPDDPRICDPMIVEKKDLHGAKHDDRVVAEITQYPEQRRALRGRISEVLGAAGTPGCDILAIVRQYGLREEFPEDVQREAERIDSAGITKKDMQGREDLRDLMILSIDGADSKDLDDAVSLEVLSDDVMRLGVHIADVSHYVTPGTPLDDEALYRSTSVYFPDRVIPMLPRELSNGICSLNEGVDRLAMTAFMDINSLGRVINYRICASVINNKHRLVYDDVTAFLDNDDPEIRDHFGPELCDTLRQMQTLMGWLRARRMKRGSIDFDLSESYIVLDDEGRAVDVKRREQGTANHMIEEFMLCANETVAEHARTMDIPCLYRVHEQPDPQKMIAFSHFIALFGYKLPERSEGIQPRVLQQLLKRIRGTAEEVVITRLMLRSMQKARYLPVNLGHFGLALDDYCHFTSPIRRYPDLIVHRILHYQMDGKLTDRIVAMLESELDGIAKQTSECERNAMDAERAADDLKKCEYMLGHIGEEYDGLISGVANYGFYVELDNTVEGMVHISTLTDDAYNYDETRQYLMGARSRRTFRMGDIVRIRVVKANMTNRTIDFELAQPEAKQA from the coding sequence TTGAAGGAAGAGGAAAAACAACAGCTGCGCGACGATATACTGGACGTGCTCAAGCGGCACAGGAACGCAGTTCTGCCCGAGGATGTGGCTTTGGACCTGGATATCGACCCCAAGGACGCGGATTTTCAGGAGGCGCTGCGCTTTCTGGAGGAGCAGGCGTATGTCATCGCCAGCAAGAAGGGACGCCTGGCGCTGCCTGAGCTGATGGGCATGCTGCGCGGCCGCATGCAGCGCAACGCGCGCGGCTTCGGCTTTGCGGTGGGCGACGATAAGGTGAAGGAGGACGCCTTTGTGCCGCCTCCGCACATGAACGGCGCGATGTCGGGCGATATTGTGCTGGTGCGCATCATGCCCTCGGGAAGGCGCGGCCGCGGGCCGGAGGGCGCGGTGGAGCGCATCGTGCAGCGCAAGCGCACCTTTATCGTGGGCATGCTCGATACGTCCAAAAACCTGCCTATCGTCATTCCCGACGACCCGCGCATCTGTGATCCCATGATCGTGGAGAAGAAGGACCTGCACGGCGCCAAACACGACGACCGCGTGGTGGCGGAGATCACCCAGTATCCCGAGCAGCGCAGGGCGCTGCGCGGCCGCATCAGCGAGGTGCTGGGCGCGGCGGGCACGCCGGGCTGCGATATTCTGGCCATCGTGCGCCAGTACGGCCTGCGCGAGGAGTTCCCCGAGGATGTGCAGCGCGAGGCGGAGCGGATCGACAGCGCTGGCATTACAAAGAAGGACATGCAGGGCCGTGAGGACCTGCGCGATCTGATGATCCTCTCCATCGACGGGGCGGATTCCAAGGACTTGGACGACGCGGTCTCGCTGGAGGTGCTTTCAGACGATGTGATGCGCCTGGGCGTGCATATTGCGGACGTGAGCCACTACGTCACCCCCGGTACGCCGCTGGACGACGAGGCGCTCTATCGCAGCACCAGCGTGTACTTCCCCGACAGGGTGATCCCCATGCTGCCGCGCGAGCTTTCCAATGGCATCTGCTCCCTCAACGAGGGGGTGGACCGCCTGGCCATGACCGCCTTTATGGACATCAACAGCCTGGGGCGCGTGATCAACTACCGCATCTGTGCCAGCGTCATCAACAACAAGCACCGGCTGGTGTACGACGATGTGACGGCGTTTTTAGACAATGACGATCCCGAAATCAGGGACCACTTCGGCCCCGAGCTGTGCGATACCCTCAGACAGATGCAGACGCTCATGGGCTGGCTGCGCGCGCGCCGCATGAAGCGGGGCAGTATCGACTTTGACTTAAGCGAGTCCTACATCGTGCTGGATGACGAGGGCAGGGCCGTGGACGTCAAGCGCCGCGAGCAGGGCACCGCCAACCATATGATTGAAGAGTTTATGCTCTGTGCCAACGAGACGGTGGCCGAACACGCCCGCACCATGGATATCCCCTGTCTGTACCGCGTGCACGAGCAGCCCGATCCGCAGAAGATGATCGCGTTTTCCCATTTCATCGCGCTGTTCGGCTACAAGCTGCCCGAGCGCTCCGAGGGCATCCAGCCGCGCGTGCTGCAGCAGCTGCTCAAGCGCATCCGCGGCACCGCGGAGGAAGTGGTCATCACCCGGCTGATGCTGCGCTCCATGCAAAAGGCGCGCTATCTGCCCGTTAATTTGGGTCATTTCGGCCTGGCGCTGGACGATTACTGCCACTTTACCTCCCCCATCCGCCGCTATCCGGACCTGATTGTGCACCGCATTTTGCACTATCAGATGGACGGCAAGCTCACCGACCGCATCGTAGCCATGCTGGAAAGCGAGCTGGACGGCATCGCGAAGCAGACCAGCGAGTGCGAGCGCAACGCCATGGACGCAGAGCGTGCCGCGGACGATCTCAAAAAGTGCGAGTACATGCTGGGCCATATCGGCGAGGAATACGACGGCCTCATTTCGGGCGTGGCCAACTACGGCTTTTACGTGGAGCTGGATAATACCGTGGAGGGCATGGTGCATATATCTACCCTGACGGATGATGCGTACAACTACGACGAGACGCGCCAGTACCTGATGGGCGCGCGCTCCAGGCGCACCTTCCGCATGGGCGATATCGTGCGCATCCGCGTGGTCAAGGCCAACATGACCAACCGTACCATCGATTTTGAGCTGGCGCAGCCCGAGGCGAAACAAGCTTGA
- the smpB gene encoding SsrA-binding protein SmpB codes for MASKKQEGVKIVAHNRKARHDYFIEDTMEAGLVLAGTEVKSIRQGKVNLRDSYVVIREGEVYVQGMHISPFEQGNRYNQDPMRTRKLLLNKSEIRRLIGAVGQDGMALIPLELYLKAGLVKMRLALAKGKKLHDKRHSLADRDAKRQIERAFRSRAKEA; via the coding sequence ATGGCATCGAAAAAGCAGGAGGGCGTAAAAATCGTGGCGCACAACCGCAAGGCGCGGCACGATTACTTCATCGAGGATACGATGGAGGCAGGCCTTGTGCTGGCCGGCACGGAGGTTAAATCCATCCGCCAGGGCAAGGTCAACCTGCGCGATAGCTATGTCGTCATCCGCGAAGGGGAAGTTTACGTCCAGGGCATGCACATCTCGCCTTTTGAGCAGGGAAACCGCTACAACCAGGATCCCATGCGCACGCGCAAGCTGCTGCTCAACAAAAGCGAGATCCGCAGGCTCATCGGCGCCGTGGGACAGGACGGCATGGCCCTGATTCCGCTGGAGCTCTACCTCAAGGCGGGCTTGGTCAAAATGCGCCTGGCCCTTGCCAAGGGCAAAAAGCTGCACGATAAGCGCCATAGCCTGGCGGACCGTGACGCAAAGCGCCAGATCGAGCGCGCGTTCCGCAGCCGCGCAAAGGAAGCATAG
- a CDS encoding GIY-YIG nuclease family protein, giving the protein MEHYAYLLRCADGTIYSGYTTNLARRVQAHNQGSGAKYTRARLPVTLAYYEAFASKHEAMQREAALKKLTHAQKEALILRGNART; this is encoded by the coding sequence ATGGAACACTACGCCTATCTGCTCCGCTGCGCGGACGGCACCATCTACAGCGGCTATACCACAAACCTTGCCCGGCGGGTGCAGGCGCACAACCAGGGCAGTGGCGCCAAGTACACGCGCGCGCGGCTGCCGGTTACGCTCGCCTATTATGAGGCGTTTGCCAGCAAGCACGAGGCCATGCAGCGCGAGGCGGCGCTGAAAAAACTGACCCACGCGCAGAAAGAGGCGCTGATCCTGCGGGGCAACGCACGCACTTGA